The following coding sequences are from one Capsicum annuum cultivar UCD-10X-F1 chromosome 3, UCD10Xv1.1, whole genome shotgun sequence window:
- the LOC107844796 gene encoding uncharacterized protein LOC107844796 produces MMRVRVKLPGFCMNRTAVHSPSQMYKKALDLIKSDDNKSEFSSKNSVEMNYNTDESSKTDSENGINNRVMVLVDASLEAKNALQWALTHTVQNQDTIVLLSVVKPSQQGENNQKACELLYSMKTLCQTKRPGLQVEIAVQEAKEKGPVIVEAAKQRKVSLLVLGQRKRSIMWRLRRMWSGKKSKNKVVEHCIHNAKCLTIAVRRKSRKYGGYLITTKRHKDFWLLA; encoded by the exons ATGATGCGTGTCCGTGTAAAATTACCAGGATTCTGTATGAATCGAACTGCAGTCCATTCGCCTTCTCAGATGTACAAGAAGGCACTTGATTTGATCAAATCCGATGACAACAAGTCTGAATTTTCCAGCAAAAACAGCGTTGAGATGAACTACAATACCGATGAATCGTCTAAGACGGATTCTGAAAATGGGATTAACAATAGAGTCATGGTTCTTGTTGATGCCAGTCTTGAAGCCAAAAATGCTCTACAATGGGCACTTACACATACTGTTCAAAACCAGGACACCATTGTTCTTCTCTCTGTAGTCAAGCCCTCTCAACAAG GTGAAAATAATCAGAAAGCCTGCGAACTTCTTTACTCCATGAAAACTCTCTGCCAAACAAAGAGACCAGGG TTGCAAGTGGAGATAGCAGTGCAAGAAGCCAAAGAAAAAGGCCCTGTAATAGTTGAAGCAGCCAAGCAGAGAAAAGTGTCATTACTGGTACTGGGACAAAGAAAAAGATCCATAATGTGGCGCTTACGCAGGATGTGGTCAGGGAAAAAGTCGAAAAACAAAGTTGTGGAACACTGTATTCATAATGCAAAGTGCTTGACAATTGCAGTAAGAAGGAAGAGCAGGAAGTATGGAGGATATCTCATTACTACTAAACGTCACAAGGATTTTTGGCTCTTAGCTTAA